The window CCGGCCGGGGCCGGCGGGCCACCCGGCCCCTGTCCGGGCCTGGCCGCCCGGCGCAGTGCGAGCCGCGCCGCCTCGGCGGCCAGCTTGCGGTAGCTCTGGAGCCGCCTGGGCGGCAGGCTCCCGGCCTCGACGGCCCCCTTCACCGCGCACCCGGGTTCGGCCCCATGCGCGCAGTCGGTGAACCGGCACCCGGCAGACAGCGCCACGATGTCCGGGAATGCTTCGTCAACGGTGTCCGCGTCGGCCCACAGCGCCAGCTCGCGCATGCCGGGAGTGTCCAGGAGCAGGGCGCCGGCCGGGAGGCGCAGCAGGCGGCGATCGGTGGTGGTGTGCCGGCCACGCCGATCGTCCTCGCGCACCGCGGCCGTGCGGCGCAGGTCGGCGCCGGCGATCGCGTTGACGAGCGTGGACTTGCCGACGCCCGACGACCCCAGCAGGGCCACGGTCTGCCCCGGGCCGAGGTAAGGTGCCAGCCCGGTCAGACCGTCCCCGTGCGTCGCGCTCACCGCGTGGATCGGGAAGCCCGGAGCGACTTCCCGGAGCTGCGCCAGCAACGTGTCCATATCGCGCGCCAGATCGGCCTTGTTGAGCACGACGACGGGCGCGGCGCCACTCTCGACGGCTTGCACCAGGTAGCGCTCCAGCCTGCGCAGGTTGAAGCCCGCATCGGCCGAAACGACCAGGAACAGGGTCGTCAGGTTCGCGGCCACGACCTGCACCGCCGTGACGGCCGTGGCCGCCTTGCGCGAGAACACGGTCTGCCGGGGCAGGACGTCGCGGATGACCACCGCTCCGGAACCGCCCCCGGGAGTATGGGCGACCCAGTCCCCGACCACGGGCCGGCACACCGGATCACCGGCAGCCAGGGCGGCCAGGCGGCCGGACATGACCGCCGGAGCCTCGGCTCCGCCGGCGACCAGCAAGGCGAAGGTCGTTTCGGACTGGGCGCAGATGCGGCCTGGCCGGGTGTCCGGCGCGGCCACCGCCGCGAAGGAATCGGCGAACCGGGTATTCCAGCCCAGGCTCGCCAGGCTCCCGGCCTCGCCGGGCGCCACCAACGAGTATTCGAACAACGTCGTCTCTCCTGTGGGACACGCGCACCACAGGCGACCCGCGGATCAGGCGCCGAAGATCTCTGGCTACGGGCTGATCCGGAAGGAGGGGCCTGTGCGCGCGAATTGCGTCGGCAACGGGCGTGCGCTTACTGCGACACGCATACTCGGCTCCTCCTTTCTGAATACTTGCGTGGCCTGGCGGCCGTGAGCCCTGGCAAGGCA of the Candidatus Tanganyikabacteria bacterium genome contains:
- the rsgA gene encoding ribosome small subunit-dependent GTPase A, whose protein sequence is MSGRLAALAAGDPVCRPVVGDWVAHTPGGGSGAVVIRDVLPRQTVFSRKAATAVTAVQVVAANLTTLFLVVSADAGFNLRRLERYLVQAVESGAAPVVVLNKADLARDMDTLLAQLREVAPGFPIHAVSATHGDGLTGLAPYLGPGQTVALLGSSGVGKSTLVNAIAGADLRRTAAVREDDRRGRHTTTDRRLLRLPAGALLLDTPGMRELALWADADTVDEAFPDIVALSAGCRFTDCAHGAEPGCAVKGAVEAGSLPPRRLQSYRKLAAEAARLALRRAARPGQGPGGPPAPAG